A region of Streptomyces deccanensis DNA encodes the following proteins:
- a CDS encoding sensor histidine kinase, with protein MTAPSPPRPPGERPAPRSVLPLPLVTALLSATAVGAAVASAQPDVRIPLAAGAGAAALLLTVAVAVAVHARVSVRLLRQRLDAVSRETGLLLQERARTAEEHTQERGRLTEEFVQERARIAAEFARERVRLTTEAERERERLTGERDRTAEETAQERSLLTERAERAESDRTALLAVTANVAGRMQALATGTLADLRAMEERHADEDVLADLLHLDHRTAQAGRLADSVAVLAGARSGRRWARPIPMESILRGAMGRIGAYRRVRLHSSSEAAVAGHAAEGVMHALAELLDNAANFSPPTAEVHVYVEEVPAGAIISVEDSGLVMSDIQLRRAERAVAGETADLASLSGTRLGLAVVGRLARKHGLKISFRPSARGGTGVLMLIPQDVLASTIPTTTSPASTSPGASAPFAPPPYAGVRAPHDLDAEPTPMHAFPPEAPAAPVADPVADALIDSLSGFRRPSAAPPTDATTDTTTGTPRESPSASPAYGAPYTSPFTSSLSSEFGAEWGSASGSAFDSPAAPGEATDDTTATAPSDALPRRRRGQSLAEAEARTRAHAPGAEARPERVSRPAEEASTGAVRFSSFRRAVRGTGGLDQAFVQGTATGDDSSTGAPVAPTPPVAPTPPNPAAAVDRYVAPAGPAAPETAPEAALEPVREAAPPAETVRQAELEPVREPQWGAVGGAAWESGPEPEPVEETAWAPGPVPEAGWEPEPARGLAWQPEAAKQAAWEAEAAAELPWAPDPAQEAKWELDPVRETAWEAVQETRSAPHEDTAPTPDPAPRSPYGDPATDPARATGLDTDSTAYPNPDPDPNRDAYGRPAPHTAPAPAPDPYATPAPYAAPDAAPDTTPYAGSAPYPDPDPYADPAPGPAGEPPRPPDPRTHPHLEGDDTP; from the coding sequence ATGACCGCGCCCAGCCCCCCACGCCCCCCGGGCGAACGCCCCGCCCCGCGCTCAGTCCTTCCGTTACCCCTGGTGACCGCCCTGCTCTCCGCGACCGCCGTCGGCGCGGCCGTCGCGTCGGCTCAGCCGGACGTGCGCATTCCCCTCGCGGCCGGCGCGGGCGCGGCCGCGCTGCTGCTGACGGTGGCCGTCGCGGTCGCCGTGCACGCGCGCGTGTCGGTGCGGCTGCTGCGGCAGCGGCTGGACGCGGTCTCCCGGGAGACCGGTCTGCTGCTCCAGGAACGGGCCAGGACGGCCGAGGAGCACACCCAGGAACGCGGGCGGCTGACCGAGGAGTTCGTGCAGGAACGGGCGCGGATCGCGGCCGAGTTCGCACGGGAACGGGTACGGCTGACCACGGAGGCCGAGCGCGAACGCGAACGGCTCACCGGCGAGCGGGACCGTACGGCGGAGGAGACCGCCCAGGAGCGGTCCCTGCTCACCGAACGCGCCGAGCGGGCCGAGAGCGACCGCACCGCCCTGCTCGCCGTGACCGCCAACGTGGCCGGCCGGATGCAGGCGCTCGCGACCGGCACGCTCGCCGATCTGCGGGCCATGGAGGAACGTCACGCCGACGAGGACGTCCTCGCCGACCTCCTCCACCTCGACCACCGCACCGCCCAGGCGGGCCGGCTCGCCGACTCCGTCGCCGTCCTCGCGGGCGCCCGCTCGGGCCGCCGCTGGGCACGGCCGATCCCCATGGAGTCGATCCTGCGGGGCGCGATGGGCCGGATCGGCGCCTACCGCCGGGTGCGGCTGCACTCCTCCAGCGAGGCCGCCGTCGCCGGTCACGCCGCCGAGGGCGTCATGCACGCGCTCGCCGAACTCCTCGACAACGCGGCCAACTTCTCGCCGCCGACCGCCGAGGTCCATGTGTACGTCGAGGAGGTCCCGGCCGGCGCGATCATCTCCGTCGAGGACTCCGGGCTGGTCATGAGCGACATCCAGCTCCGTCGTGCCGAGCGCGCCGTGGCGGGCGAGACGGCCGACCTCGCGAGTCTGTCCGGCACGCGTCTCGGCCTCGCCGTCGTCGGCCGCCTCGCCCGCAAGCACGGGCTGAAGATCTCCTTCCGGCCGTCCGCGCGCGGCGGTACGGGCGTCCTGATGCTCATCCCGCAGGACGTCCTGGCGAGCACGATCCCCACGACCACCTCTCCCGCGTCGACGTCCCCCGGCGCGTCCGCGCCCTTCGCGCCACCGCCGTACGCCGGCGTACGCGCCCCGCACGACCTGGACGCCGAGCCCACGCCCATGCACGCGTTCCCGCCGGAGGCTCCCGCCGCGCCGGTCGCCGACCCCGTGGCCGACGCCCTGATCGACTCGCTGTCCGGCTTCCGGCGCCCGTCGGCGGCTCCGCCGACGGACGCGACGACGGACACGACGACGGGCACGCCGCGCGAATCGCCCTCCGCTTCTCCTGCGTACGGCGCCCCCTACACCTCACCCTTCACCTCGTCGCTCAGCTCTGAGTTCGGCGCAGAATGGGGCTCCGCGTCAGGTTCCGCATTCGACTCCCCGGCCGCCCCCGGCGAGGCCACCGACGACACGACCGCCACCGCCCCGTCCGACGCCCTCCCCCGGCGTCGGCGCGGCCAGTCCCTCGCGGAGGCGGAGGCACGCACCCGGGCGCACGCCCCCGGCGCCGAGGCCCGCCCCGAGCGCGTCTCCCGGCCCGCCGAGGAGGCCAGCACCGGCGCGGTCCGCTTCAGCAGCTTCCGCCGCGCGGTACGCGGCACGGGCGGGTTGGACCAGGCGTTCGTCCAGGGGACGGCCACGGGCGACGACAGCTCCACGGGAGCGCCGGTCGCGCCGACGCCACCGGTCGCGCCGACGCCGCCGAACCCGGCCGCCGCCGTGGACCGGTACGTGGCCCCCGCCGGGCCCGCCGCACCGGAGACCGCACCGGAGGCCGCGCTGGAACCCGTACGGGAGGCCGCACCGCCCGCCGAGACCGTACGGCAGGCCGAGTTGGAGCCCGTACGGGAGCCGCAGTGGGGTGCCGTAGGGGGAGCCGCGTGGGAATCCGGACCGGAACCCGAGCCCGTCGAGGAGACCGCCTGGGCGCCCGGGCCCGTGCCGGAGGCCGGATGGGAGCCCGAGCCCGCGCGGGGGCTCGCATGGCAGCCGGAGGCGGCGAAGCAGGCCGCGTGGGAGGCGGAGGCCGCCGCGGAGCTGCCATGGGCACCCGACCCCGCACAGGAGGCGAAGTGGGAACTGGACCCCGTGAGGGAGACGGCCTGGGAAGCCGTACAGGAGACGCGCTCGGCCCCGCACGAGGACACCGCGCCCACCCCGGACCCGGCCCCGCGCTCCCCCTACGGGGATCCGGCCACGGACCCCGCCCGGGCGACGGGCCTGGACACTGACTCGACCGCGTACCCGAACCCGGACCCGGACCCGAACCGGGACGCGTACGGGAGGCCTGCCCCTCACACGGCCCCGGCCCCCGCCCCGGACCCGTACGCGACGCCTGCCCCCTACGCGGCCCCGGACGCGGCCCCCGACACGACCCCGTACGCAGGCTCCGCCCCCTACCCGGATCCCGACCCGTACGCGGACCCCGCCCCCGGTCCGGCCGGAGAGCCGCCCCGGCCCCCGGACCCCCGCACGCACCCCCACCTGGAAGGCGACGACACCCCATGA
- a CDS encoding roadblock/LC7 domain-containing protein — MTGTGSTADDRLTWLMEGLLERTPGARHALVLSRDGLKLCRTPELSVDQADQLAAIAAGIQSLSHGASIQFGDGSGGVRSAMAEFYGGVLFIVEAGEGAHLAVVTDEEADAGLVGHNMSELVEQLGEHLSARPRHPTRTAAGGATGTTTTVVAATALAPRTS, encoded by the coding sequence ATGACCGGCACCGGCTCCACCGCCGACGACAGGCTCACCTGGCTCATGGAGGGATTGCTGGAACGCACTCCGGGCGCCCGGCACGCGCTCGTCCTCTCCCGGGACGGCCTGAAACTGTGCCGTACGCCCGAGCTCTCCGTCGACCAGGCCGACCAGTTGGCCGCGATCGCCGCCGGCATCCAGTCGCTGTCCCACGGGGCGTCCATCCAGTTCGGCGACGGCAGCGGGGGCGTGCGGTCGGCGATGGCGGAGTTCTACGGCGGGGTCCTGTTCATCGTGGAGGCGGGCGAGGGCGCGCATCTGGCCGTGGTCACGGACGAGGAGGCGGACGCCGGGCTCGTCGGGCACAACATGAGCGAGCTCGTCGAACAGCTGGGCGAGCACCTGAGCGCGCGGCCGCGCCACCCGACGCGCACGGCCGCCGGTGGCGCCACGGGTACGACGACGACCGTGGTCGCGGCCACGGCTCTGGCGCCCCGTACGTCATGA
- a CDS encoding DUF742 domain-containing protein, translating into MSRPGRDDLPDRLYTLTGGRSRSAPGAPLDLVTLVVAESQPVPGMQSEHVTILRLTERPTAVVEIAAELRLPVSITKVLLSDLLTAGRVSARHPNQATLVDLDILEQVLVGLRNL; encoded by the coding sequence ATGAGCCGGCCCGGCAGGGACGACCTGCCCGACCGGCTGTACACGCTCACCGGGGGCCGCAGCCGGTCCGCGCCCGGAGCACCGTTGGACCTGGTGACCCTGGTGGTCGCGGAGAGTCAGCCGGTCCCGGGCATGCAGTCGGAACATGTGACGATCCTGCGGCTGACGGAACGGCCGACGGCGGTGGTGGAGATCGCCGCCGAACTGCGGCTTCCGGTGAGCATCACCAAGGTGCTGCTCTCCGACCTCCTCACGGCGGGCCGGGTCAGCGCCCGGCATCCGAACCAGGCCACGCTGGTCGATCTGGACATTCTGGAGCAGGTGTTAGTTGGACTTCGCAACCTCTGA
- a CDS encoding cytochrome P450 codes for MDFATSENGDGHSVPGAPPVPLFGARFRGEPAALYGELRREHGEVVPVLLDGGVPAWLVLGYRELHQVTSDPELFSRNSELWNQWPAIPADWPLLPVISPDQPSVLGTVGERHRQRAALIEEAWEAVDPLELRGHVERFADELIDVVCGVGAADLVGQFAAPLPARVLAFLFGFREEHAPGLVAALNDILDGQGRAVAAEGYLRSAMGRLVAERRQRPGEDVVSRLLANARAYEVTVEEVTHDVMVMLAVGHQPTADWIGNSLRLMLTDERFAASLFGGRSSVAEAMNEVLWEDAPIQNAAGRWTTRDTRLGGRVLRAGDLVLLGLQGANSDPRVRTHGSALTGGNNAHFSFGHGEHRCPFPAQEAAEVIARTGIEVLLDRLPDLDLAVPVTSLTRRPSPWLRGLVGLPVRFSPGPVRGG; via the coding sequence TTGGACTTCGCAACCTCTGAGAACGGCGACGGCCACTCCGTACCCGGGGCCCCGCCCGTTCCGCTCTTCGGCGCGCGTTTCCGGGGCGAACCCGCCGCCCTGTACGGGGAGTTGCGGCGGGAGCACGGGGAGGTCGTGCCCGTGCTGCTGGACGGGGGCGTCCCGGCGTGGCTGGTGCTCGGCTACCGCGAGTTGCACCAGGTGACGAGCGATCCGGAACTGTTCAGCCGGAACTCCGAGCTGTGGAACCAGTGGCCGGCCATCCCGGCCGACTGGCCGCTGCTGCCCGTGATCAGCCCGGATCAGCCGTCGGTCCTCGGCACGGTCGGCGAGCGGCACCGGCAGCGCGCCGCGCTGATCGAGGAGGCGTGGGAGGCGGTCGATCCGCTGGAGCTGCGCGGTCATGTCGAGCGGTTCGCCGACGAGTTGATCGACGTGGTGTGCGGGGTGGGCGCGGCCGACCTGGTGGGGCAGTTCGCGGCGCCGCTGCCCGCGCGGGTGCTGGCGTTCCTGTTCGGTTTCCGGGAGGAGCACGCGCCGGGGCTGGTGGCGGCGCTGAACGACATCCTCGACGGGCAGGGCCGGGCGGTGGCGGCCGAGGGGTATCTGCGGTCGGCGATGGGGCGGCTGGTGGCCGAGCGTCGGCAGCGGCCCGGGGAAGACGTGGTGTCGCGGCTGTTGGCGAACGCGCGTGCGTACGAGGTGACGGTGGAGGAGGTCACGCACGATGTGATGGTGATGCTGGCGGTGGGGCACCAGCCGACGGCGGACTGGATCGGCAACTCGCTGCGGCTGATGCTGACGGACGAGCGGTTCGCGGCGTCGCTGTTCGGGGGGCGCAGCAGTGTGGCCGAGGCCATGAACGAGGTGCTGTGGGAGGACGCGCCGATCCAGAACGCGGCGGGGCGGTGGACGACGCGGGACACGCGGCTCGGTGGGCGGGTCCTCCGTGCGGGGGATCTGGTCCTGCTGGGTCTTCAAGGGGCGAACTCGGACCCGCGGGTCCGCACGCATGGCTCCGCGCTGACCGGGGGCAACAACGCGCACTTCTCCTTCGGGCACGGCGAGCACCGGTGTCCGTTCCCGGCCCAGGAGGCGGCCGAGGTCATCGCGCGGACGGGTATCGAGGTGCTGTTGGACCGGCTGCCGGATCTGGACCTCGCGGTCCCGGTGACGTCCCTGACGCGTCGGCCGTCGCCGTGGCTGCGGGGGTTGGTGGGGTTGCCGGTGCGGTTCTCGCCTGGGCCTGTGCGTGGGGGTTGA
- the serC gene encoding phosphoserine transaminase, which produces MADIQIPADIKPADGRFGAGPSKVRTEALDALAATGTSLLGTSHRQAPVKNLVGQVRAGISELFSLPEGYEVVLGNGGSTAFWDVATHGLIENKSQHLTFGEFSSKFAKAAKLAPWLAEPTVVSSEPGTHPEPQAEAGVDVYAFTHNETSTGVAAPIKRVSGADEGALVLVDATSGAGGLPVDIAETDVYYFAPQKSFASDGGLWIGVFSPAAIERAERIHASGRHVPEFFSLPTAIDNSRKNQTYNTPALATLFLLNQQLEWINGQGGLSWSTARTKDSSTRLYTWAEESKYASPFVADPAKRSQVIGTIDFADEIDAAAVAKVLRANGVVDTEPYRKLGRNQLRVAMFPAIDPADVEALTRCVDYVIEKL; this is translated from the coding sequence GTGGCTGATATCCAGATCCCCGCTGACATCAAGCCCGCCGACGGACGTTTCGGCGCGGGCCCCTCCAAGGTGCGGACGGAGGCGCTGGACGCCCTGGCCGCGACCGGTACCTCCCTGCTCGGCACCTCCCACCGCCAGGCCCCGGTGAAGAACCTGGTCGGCCAGGTGCGCGCGGGCATCAGCGAGCTGTTCTCCCTCCCCGAGGGCTACGAGGTCGTCCTCGGCAACGGCGGCTCCACCGCGTTCTGGGACGTCGCGACCCACGGTCTGATCGAGAACAAGAGCCAGCACCTGACCTTCGGCGAGTTCAGCTCGAAGTTCGCCAAGGCCGCGAAGCTCGCCCCCTGGCTCGCCGAGCCGACGGTCGTCTCCTCCGAGCCCGGCACGCACCCGGAGCCGCAGGCCGAGGCGGGCGTCGACGTCTACGCCTTCACCCACAACGAGACCTCCACCGGTGTCGCCGCCCCGATCAAGCGCGTGTCCGGTGCCGACGAGGGCGCCCTCGTCCTGGTCGACGCGACCTCCGGCGCCGGCGGCCTGCCCGTAGACATCGCCGAGACCGACGTCTACTACTTCGCCCCGCAGAAGTCCTTCGCCTCCGACGGCGGCCTCTGGATCGGCGTCTTCTCCCCGGCCGCCATCGAGCGCGCCGAGCGGATCCACGCCTCCGGCCGCCACGTCCCGGAGTTCTTCAGCCTGCCGACGGCGATCGACAACTCCCGCAAGAACCAGACGTACAACACCCCGGCCCTCGCGACCCTCTTCCTGCTCAACCAGCAGCTGGAGTGGATCAACGGCCAGGGCGGTCTGAGCTGGTCCACGGCCCGGACGAAGGACTCCTCGACACGGCTGTACACCTGGGCGGAGGAGAGCAAGTACGCGAGCCCCTTCGTCGCCGACCCGGCCAAGCGGTCCCAGGTCATCGGCACGATCGACTTCGCGGACGAGATCGACGCCGCCGCCGTCGCCAAGGTCCTGCGCGCCAACGGCGTCGTCGACACCGAGCCGTACCGCAAGCTCGGCCGCAACCAGCTCCGTGTCGCCATGTTCCCGGCGATCGACCCGGCGGACGTCGAGGCCCTCACCCGGTGCGTCGACTACGTGATCGAGAAGCTCTGA